The following is a genomic window from Planctomycetia bacterium.
AAAGCCGATGTTATCGCAGGCGACCTATGACGTACCTGCGAACCCTTCCGCACGATCGACAAGCCCCATGCGCCGTCCGCCAGGACGATCCGCCGATGCTGCACTGGCTGGCGCCGTCAACAATGGGCGGCGTCCTCAATGCCATGACCGTCGATCTTGAGGATTGGCCGATCGCTGTCCTGGGGACGGAACATGATATTACCGGGCGGGTCGTGGAAAACACCAAACGCGTCCTGCAATTACTAGCCTGGCACAACGTCCGGGCCACCTTTTTCGTCCTGACCAAAGTGGCCTTGCGCTTCCCGGAATTGATCCAGGAAGTCCATGCCGCCGGGCATGAAATCGCCTCCCATGGACACAGCCACGAACTGCTCACCCAGATCAGCCCCCGGCGGTTTGAGCAGGATGTCCGACTCAGCATTAAGATCCTGACCGACCTTGTCGGCGAGAGGCCGATCGGCTACCGCGCTCCGGCCTTCAGCATCGTCGAAGAGACGCGGTGGGCAGGGG
Proteins encoded in this region:
- a CDS encoding DUF3473 domain-containing protein — its product is MTYLRTLPHDRQAPCAVRQDDPPMLHWLAPSTMGGVLNAMTVDLEDWPIAVLGTEHDITGRVVENTKRVLQLLAWHNVRATFFVLTKVALRFPELIQEVHAAGHEIASHGHSHELLTQISPRRFEQDVRLSIKILTDLVGERPIGYRAPAFSIVEETRWAGAILSELGFKYSSSVFPIRHPRYGIPTAPRGVHRWPGCGLLECPPATVRLMGRNWPVAGGGYFRLIPGGAIRWALRRMNRAGMPAVIYLHPYELDVSGVSEHVAEGVQVESRRHLTQALFRSRVEPRMHRLLESFSFLPLRDLLQHKL